In Limnohabitans sp. INBF002, one genomic interval encodes:
- a CDS encoding F0F1 ATP synthase subunit delta, which translates to MAELATIARPYAEALFKASAADLSGTAAWLEELAAIAGNAQLLQFAEGPKVTSSQVFDLISGVAKSKLPTAAQNFLRAVIDNGRLSALPEVATQFRAHVNAQSGTADAVVYSAFDIDAAALADVKTTLEKRFGRKLNVSVALQPELIGGIRVVVGDEVLDTSVKARLDQMKVALTA; encoded by the coding sequence ATGGCCGAACTCGCCACCATTGCCCGCCCTTACGCAGAAGCTTTGTTCAAGGCTTCGGCCGCAGACCTGAGCGGTACCGCTGCATGGCTCGAAGAGCTTGCAGCGATCGCTGGGAACGCCCAATTACTGCAATTTGCAGAAGGCCCCAAAGTCACATCAAGCCAAGTGTTTGATTTGATTTCTGGTGTTGCTAAATCCAAATTGCCAACTGCTGCGCAAAACTTTTTGCGCGCCGTGATTGACAACGGTCGCTTGAGCGCGCTGCCCGAAGTGGCAACGCAATTCCGCGCACATGTCAACGCGCAAAGCGGTACGGCAGACGCTGTTGTGTACAGCGCTTTTGACATCGACGCAGCAGCTTTGGCTGATGTGAAGACGACTCTTGAAAAGCGTTTTGGCCGCAAACTCAACGTCTCTGTGGCCTTGCAGCCTGAGCTGATTGGCGGTATTCGCGTGGTGGTGGGTGACGAAGTGTTGGACACTTCTGTCAAAGCCCGTTTAGATCAAATGAAAGTTGCGCTGACGGCTTAA
- the ptsP gene encoding phosphoenolpyruvate--protein phosphotransferase, which translates to MTFSVHGLAVARGIAIGRAVLVASSRVDVAHYFIEATQVASEIERLSEARQAVMAELQQLHDNLPKESPPELAAILEVHLMLLDDTMLADGVAQWVKDRLYNAEWALTSQLDVVARQFDEMDDPYLRERKGDLEQVVERMLRHMKGMPHVMPQVSPKRSNQPRQQDLQLGDEMDVPLVLVAHDLSPADMLQFKQSVFAGFVTDVGGKTSHTAIVARSLDIPAVVGARTASQLVRQDDWIIIDGDAGVVIVNPSPIILAEYGFKQRQAEVERERLSRLRHTPAVTLDGQRVDLLANIEMPEDSPAALGVGAVGVGLFRSEFLFMGREGALPDEEEQFQAYRRAVEGMKGLPVTIRTVDVGADKPLDRAMKEEAHLNPALGLRAIRWSLADPAMFLTQLRAILRAAAYGQVHLLIPMLAHAREIQQTLALLEQARKQLDARGLAFGPVKIGAMIEVPAAALSVKMFLRYFDFLSIGTNDLIQYTLAIDRADESVAHLYDPLHPAVLRLVADVIAECRAQGKGVSVCGEMAGDPTLTRLLLGLGLRSFSMHPTQILAVKQEIIRADALRLEAWSQGVLASDEPAELMGL; encoded by the coding sequence ATGACATTCTCAGTCCACGGTCTTGCAGTCGCACGCGGCATCGCCATTGGGCGTGCGGTGCTGGTGGCATCCAGTCGCGTGGATGTGGCTCACTATTTCATCGAAGCCACACAAGTCGCTTCCGAAATTGAGCGCCTTTCAGAAGCGCGCCAGGCGGTGATGGCTGAGTTGCAGCAACTGCACGACAACTTGCCCAAAGAGTCGCCCCCAGAGCTGGCTGCGATTCTTGAGGTTCACCTCATGCTGCTGGACGACACCATGCTGGCTGACGGCGTGGCGCAGTGGGTGAAAGATCGTTTGTACAACGCCGAGTGGGCGTTGACCTCGCAGCTGGATGTGGTCGCACGCCAGTTCGACGAGATGGATGACCCGTATTTGCGCGAGCGCAAAGGTGATCTTGAGCAAGTGGTGGAGCGCATGCTGCGCCACATGAAAGGCATGCCGCATGTGATGCCCCAAGTCTCCCCCAAGCGTAGCAATCAGCCGCGTCAGCAAGATTTGCAGCTGGGTGATGAGATGGATGTCCCCTTGGTCTTGGTGGCGCACGACCTGTCGCCAGCCGACATGTTGCAATTCAAGCAAAGCGTGTTTGCCGGTTTTGTCACCGATGTCGGCGGCAAAACATCGCACACCGCCATCGTGGCGCGCAGCTTGGATATCCCTGCTGTGGTGGGTGCGCGCACGGCAAGTCAGCTGGTGCGACAAGACGACTGGATCATCATTGATGGTGATGCGGGCGTGGTCATTGTCAATCCCTCGCCCATCATCTTGGCGGAATACGGCTTCAAGCAACGTCAGGCAGAAGTCGAGCGTGAACGGCTTTCACGTTTGCGCCACACACCTGCAGTGACCCTAGATGGTCAGCGCGTGGACTTGTTGGCCAACATTGAAATGCCCGAGGACTCGCCTGCGGCTTTGGGCGTCGGTGCGGTGGGTGTGGGCTTGTTCCGCAGCGAGTTTTTGTTCATGGGTCGCGAAGGTGCGTTGCCTGATGAGGAAGAGCAGTTCCAAGCCTATCGACGCGCGGTGGAGGGCATGAAAGGCTTGCCCGTCACCATTCGCACGGTCGATGTGGGGGCCGACAAGCCCTTGGACCGCGCGATGAAAGAGGAAGCCCACTTGAACCCTGCGTTGGGTTTGCGAGCCATTCGCTGGAGCTTGGCTGACCCTGCGATGTTCTTGACGCAGTTACGCGCCATCTTGCGTGCGGCGGCTTATGGACAGGTTCATTTGCTCATTCCCATGCTGGCGCATGCGCGCGAAATTCAGCAAACGCTGGCGCTGCTTGAGCAAGCGCGCAAGCAGCTAGACGCGCGTGGCTTGGCATTTGGCCCTGTGAAAATTGGCGCCATGATTGAAGTGCCCGCTGCGGCACTCAGTGTGAAGATGTTCTTGCGCTATTTCGACTTCTTGTCGATTGGTACAAACGACTTGATTCAATACACCTTGGCCATTGACCGCGCCGATGAGTCAGTGGCACACCTGTATGACCCGCTACACCCAGCGGTGCTGCGTTTGGTGGCGGATGTCATTGCTGAGTGCCGCGCGCAGGGCAAGGGTGTGAGTGTCTGTGGCGAAATGGCGGGCGACCCCACGCTCACACGCTTGCTGTTGGGTTTGGGTCTGCGTAGTTTTTCGATGCACCCCACGCAAATCTTGGCCGTCAAGCAAGAGATCATTCGTGCGGACGCCTTGCGCCTTGAGGCGTGGTCGCAAGGCGTGTTGGCCAGCGATGAGCCGGCCGAGCTGATGGGGCTTTAA
- the lipB gene encoding lipoyl(octanoyl) transferase LipB, whose amino-acid sequence MQDFTTARTSDTPDELWVCEHPPVFTQGLAGHDDHLLAPGDIPVVPTNRGGQVTFHGPGQVVAYPLIDLKRAGYYVKEYVYRIEEAVIRTLDHFGVTGHRVSGAPGIYVRLDNPHSHAMLAQRPQKDGSKDPDFAGLGKIAALGIKVSRHCTYHGVALNVAMDLSPYQRINPCGYQGLQTVDLSTIGASVSWQDAADVLSQKLVTYLAP is encoded by the coding sequence ATGCAGGATTTCACGACCGCACGCACGTCCGATACACCGGATGAACTATGGGTTTGCGAACACCCCCCCGTATTCACGCAGGGACTCGCCGGGCACGACGACCACTTGCTTGCCCCAGGGGACATCCCTGTCGTTCCCACCAACCGCGGCGGGCAAGTGACATTTCATGGCCCAGGCCAAGTGGTGGCCTACCCGCTGATTGACCTCAAACGTGCAGGCTACTACGTCAAAGAATATGTGTACCGCATTGAAGAGGCCGTGATTCGCACGCTCGATCACTTTGGCGTGACGGGACACCGCGTGTCTGGTGCGCCTGGCATCTATGTGCGCTTAGACAACCCACACAGCCACGCCATGCTGGCACAGCGCCCGCAAAAAGACGGCAGCAAAGACCCAGACTTTGCGGGCCTGGGGAAAATCGCGGCACTCGGCATCAAAGTCAGCCGCCATTGCACGTACCACGGTGTGGCGCTGAATGTGGCCATGGACCTATCACCCTACCAACGCATCAACCCTTGTGGCTATCAAGGTTTGCAAACCGTCGATCTTTCTACAATCGGCGCATCGGTCAGCTGGCAAGACGCCGCTGATGTTTTGAGCCAAAAGCTCGTCACCTATTTGGCGCCCTGA
- the atpE gene encoding F0F1 ATP synthase subunit C, which translates to MEHVLGYVALAAGLIIGLGAIGACIGIGIMGSKYLEAAARQPELMNELQTKMFLLAGLIDAAFLIGVGIAMMFAFANPFVLK; encoded by the coding sequence ATGGAACACGTCCTCGGTTATGTAGCACTCGCAGCTGGCCTCATCATTGGTTTGGGCGCTATCGGTGCTTGTATCGGTATCGGCATCATGGGTAGCAAGTACCTCGAAGCAGCTGCACGTCAGCCTGAATTGATGAACGAATTGCAAACCAAAATGTTCTTGTTGGCTGGTCTGATCGACGCTGCTTTCTTGATCGGCGTTGGTATCGCCATGATGTTCGCATTCGCGAACCCCTTCGTCCTGAAGTAA
- the atpA gene encoding F0F1 ATP synthase subunit alpha, which yields MQLNPAEISELIKSRIEGLGNEANVRNQGTVLSVTDGIVRVHGLSDAMQGEMLEFPNNTFGLALNLERDSVGAVILGEYEHISEGDIVKCTGRILEVPVGPELIGRVVNALGQPIDGKGPINAKMTDVIEKVAPGVIARESVSQPMQTGLKSVDSMVPVGRGQRELIIGDRQTGKTAVAIDAIINQKGQNMTCVYVAIGQKASSIKNVVRALEQAGAMEYTIVVAASASESAAMQYVSAYSGCTMGEYFRDRGEDALIVYDDLSKQAVAYRQVSLLLRRPPGREAYPGDVFYLHSRLLERAARVNADYVEAFTKGAVKGKTGSLTALPIIETQAGDVSAFVPTNVISITDGQIFLETSLFNAGIRPAINAGISVSRVGGAAQTKLIKNLSGGIRTDLAQYRELAAFAQFASDLDEATRKQLDRGARVTELLKQAQYSPQSISIMGSTLFAVNKGFMDDIEVKQVLHFEYEMHAYLKAKHAALLAKLEADKAMDKDAEAELTAALTAFKKTFA from the coding sequence ATGCAACTCAATCCAGCAGAAATCTCTGAGCTGATTAAGAGCCGTATCGAAGGTTTGGGCAATGAAGCCAACGTTCGTAATCAAGGCACCGTTTTGTCGGTGACTGACGGTATCGTTCGCGTGCACGGTCTTTCAGACGCGATGCAAGGCGAAATGTTGGAGTTCCCCAACAACACATTCGGTCTGGCCCTGAACCTCGAGCGTGACTCGGTCGGTGCTGTGATCTTGGGTGAGTACGAGCACATCTCTGAAGGCGACATTGTCAAATGTACAGGTCGCATTTTGGAAGTGCCAGTCGGCCCTGAATTGATTGGCCGCGTGGTGAACGCTTTGGGTCAGCCTATCGACGGCAAAGGCCCGATCAACGCCAAGATGACTGACGTGATCGAAAAGGTTGCACCAGGCGTTATTGCTCGCGAATCCGTGAGCCAGCCTATGCAAACAGGTCTGAAGTCTGTTGACTCCATGGTGCCCGTGGGCCGTGGTCAGCGCGAGTTGATCATTGGTGACCGTCAAACAGGTAAAACAGCTGTTGCGATCGACGCCATCATCAACCAAAAAGGTCAAAACATGACCTGCGTTTACGTCGCGATTGGCCAAAAAGCCTCGTCGATCAAAAACGTGGTGCGCGCTTTGGAACAAGCTGGCGCGATGGAGTACACCATCGTTGTGGCCGCTTCTGCTTCTGAGTCTGCAGCGATGCAATACGTGTCCGCCTACTCCGGCTGCACGATGGGCGAATACTTCCGCGACCGTGGCGAAGACGCCTTGATCGTGTATGACGATTTGTCTAAGCAAGCTGTGGCTTACCGCCAAGTGTCTTTGCTGTTGCGTCGCCCACCAGGCCGCGAAGCTTACCCTGGCGACGTGTTCTATCTCCACAGCCGTTTGCTCGAGCGCGCTGCCCGCGTGAACGCCGACTACGTCGAAGCCTTCACCAAAGGCGCCGTCAAAGGCAAAACGGGTTCATTGACTGCATTGCCAATCATTGAAACCCAAGCCGGTGACGTGTCTGCTTTCGTGCCAACCAACGTGATTTCGATCACTGACGGTCAGATCTTCTTGGAAACCTCGTTGTTCAACGCTGGTATCCGTCCTGCGATCAACGCCGGTATCTCGGTGTCTCGCGTGGGTGGTGCAGCGCAAACGAAATTGATCAAGAACTTGTCCGGTGGTATCCGTACCGACTTGGCTCAGTACCGTGAATTGGCAGCGTTTGCTCAGTTCGCTTCTGACCTCGACGAAGCCACACGTAAACAGCTTGACCGCGGTGCTCGCGTGACTGAATTGCTCAAACAAGCTCAGTACAGCCCACAGTCCATCAGCATCATGGGTTCAACCCTGTTTGCGGTGAACAAAGGCTTCATGGACGACATCGAAGTCAAACAAGTTCTGCACTTTGAATATGAAATGCACGCTTACCTCAAAGCTAAGCACGCTGCCTTGTTGGCCAAACTCGAAGCCGACAAAGCCATGGACAAAGATGCCGAGGCCGAACTGACCGCAGCATTGACTGCGTTCAAGAAAACCTTTGCTTAA
- a CDS encoding F0F1 ATP synthase subunit B, which yields MSINATLFVQMIVFAVLVWFTMKFVWPPIASALDERSEKIAHGLAAAEHAKIELSNAHKEVELKLAETRNESTALLADAERRAQHLIDEAKAHATVEANKIVAAAHAEAAQEVVKAREALREQVAALAVKGAEQILRKEVNAGVHADLLGRLKTEL from the coding sequence GTGAGCATCAACGCAACCCTGTTCGTCCAGATGATCGTTTTTGCGGTCTTGGTGTGGTTCACGATGAAATTCGTGTGGCCACCCATCGCAAGCGCCCTCGACGAACGTTCAGAAAAAATTGCCCATGGTTTGGCTGCGGCCGAACATGCCAAGATTGAACTGTCCAATGCGCACAAAGAAGTTGAACTCAAGCTGGCCGAAACCCGCAATGAGTCCACTGCTTTGTTGGCTGACGCAGAGCGTCGTGCACAACACTTGATCGACGAAGCCAAGGCTCATGCCACGGTTGAAGCGAACAAGATTGTTGCTGCTGCTCATGCAGAAGCTGCGCAAGAAGTCGTGAAAGCCCGTGAAGCACTGCGTGAGCAAGTGGCTGCATTGGCTGTCAAAGGTGCCGAGCAGATTCTCCGTAAGGAAGTCAACGCTGGTGTCCACGCCGACTTGCTGGGCCGTCTGAAGACTGAGCTGTAA
- the lipA gene encoding lipoyl synthase — protein MSTPDNPVVREAQTVENYNASAKQKAAAKLSRIPVKVEQSEVLKKPDWIRVKAGSPSTRFYEIKDVLRANKLVTVCEEASCPNIGECFGKGTATFMIMGDKCTRRCPFCDVGHGRPDPLDVNEPENLAKTIAELKLKYVVITSVDRDDLRDGGSQHFVDCIRRTRELSPQTQIEILVPDFRGRDDRALEILKAAPPDVMNHNMETVPRLYKEARPGSDYAFSLNLLKKFKALHPNVPTKSGLMVGLGETDEEILQVMQDMRDHNIDMLTIGQYLAPSTSHIPVRRYVHPDTFKMFEEKAYEMGFSHAAVGAMVRSSYHADQQAHAASEAAKA, from the coding sequence ATGTCTACCCCTGACAACCCAGTTGTGCGCGAAGCGCAAACCGTCGAAAACTACAACGCCTCGGCCAAGCAAAAAGCAGCCGCCAAACTCTCACGCATTCCCGTGAAAGTAGAGCAAAGCGAAGTGCTGAAAAAGCCGGATTGGATTCGCGTCAAAGCAGGCTCGCCGTCCACGCGTTTTTACGAAATCAAAGATGTGCTGCGCGCCAACAAGTTGGTGACCGTGTGCGAAGAAGCCAGCTGCCCCAACATTGGTGAATGCTTCGGCAAAGGCACCGCGACATTCATGATCATGGGCGACAAGTGCACCCGCCGCTGCCCCTTCTGCGACGTGGGCCATGGCCGCCCCGACCCGCTCGATGTAAACGAACCCGAAAACTTGGCCAAAACCATTGCTGAGTTGAAACTGAAATACGTGGTCATCACCAGCGTGGACCGCGATGACTTGCGCGACGGTGGCAGCCAACACTTTGTGGACTGCATTCGCCGCACACGCGAGCTGTCACCCCAAACGCAAATCGAAATTTTGGTGCCCGACTTCCGCGGCCGTGACGACCGCGCTTTGGAAATTCTCAAAGCCGCACCACCTGATGTGATGAACCACAACATGGAAACCGTGCCACGCCTCTACAAAGAAGCGCGCCCTGGCAGCGACTACGCCTTCAGCTTGAACTTGCTCAAAAAATTCAAAGCCCTCCACCCCAACGTGCCCACTAAAAGCGGCTTGATGGTGGGCCTCGGCGAGACGGACGAAGAGATTTTGCAAGTCATGCAAGACATGCGCGATCACAACATCGACATGCTCACCATCGGCCAATACTTGGCGCCTAGCACCAGCCACATCCCTGTGCGCCGCTACGTGCACCCAGACACGTTCAAGATGTTTGAAGAGAAGGCTTACGAGATGGGCTTTAGCCATGCCGCCGTCGGCGCCATGGTGCGGTCGAGCTATCACGCAGACCAGCAAGCCCACGCGGCGTCAGAAGCTGCGAAAGCTTAA
- a CDS encoding ATP synthase subunit I → MTRIQPEDQENVQDTFEPLTAEEVAELRKRQPLLSVWRVVGVQVMLGLLVAGFVWLVSGRMAAVYSALYGALAVIAPAALFARGLTSRVASVNVGAAVFGFFLWEMVKIGLTVAMLFAAPRLVSDLSWPAMLAGLVVTMKVYWVALGFRKVFYPINPT, encoded by the coding sequence ATGACCAGAATACAACCCGAAGATCAAGAAAACGTACAAGACACGTTTGAGCCGCTCACCGCCGAAGAGGTGGCCGAGTTGCGCAAGCGGCAGCCCCTTCTGTCGGTATGGCGGGTGGTCGGAGTCCAGGTCATGCTGGGGCTCTTGGTGGCGGGTTTTGTGTGGTTGGTGTCAGGACGTATGGCGGCTGTGTATTCGGCGCTTTACGGAGCTCTGGCGGTGATCGCCCCTGCGGCGCTCTTTGCGCGAGGCTTGACCAGTCGGGTTGCCTCCGTGAATGTTGGTGCTGCGGTGTTTGGCTTTTTCCTCTGGGAGATGGTCAAAATAGGCTTGACGGTCGCAATGTTGTTTGCGGCTCCGCGTCTTGTGAGTGATTTGAGCTGGCCTGCCATGTTGGCGGGTCTGGTAGTGACAATGAAGGTGTATTGGGTGGCGCTTGGCTTTCGCAAGGTGTTTTACCCGATCAATCCAACTTAA
- a CDS encoding DUF493 family protein, protein MTSSSPPPENPRADSLIEYPSLFPIKVMGTKADGFVHAVTYIAEQFDPAFDATTIELRESKGGNYLGVTITVTATSREQLDELYRTLTSHPMVKVVL, encoded by the coding sequence ATGACAAGCTCAAGCCCCCCCCCAGAAAACCCTCGTGCTGACTCGCTGATCGAGTATCCAAGCCTTTTTCCCATCAAAGTCATGGGAACGAAGGCCGATGGTTTTGTGCATGCGGTGACCTACATTGCCGAGCAATTTGACCCCGCATTTGACGCCACCACCATTGAGTTGCGAGAAAGCAAAGGCGGCAATTATTTAGGCGTCACCATCACTGTGACCGCCACCAGCCGCGAACAACTCGACGAGCTGTACCGTACCCTCACCTCTCACCCCATGGTGAAAGTGGTTCTGTGA
- the atpB gene encoding F0F1 ATP synthase subunit A, with amino-acid sequence MSVEHGPTAGEYIVHHLTHLQNKPMAGVIDFSVYNLDSIFWSVLLGVVASFFLWRAARGATAHAPGRFQAAVEILVEMVDSQAKGIIHSAESRKLVAPLALTVFVWIFLMNAMDLFPVDLFPKIWEIIYGANGGDAHHAYMRVVPSADLSTTLGLSTSVLLVCVFYNIKIKGIGGWVHELFCAPFGAHPLLWPVNFVMQMIEFAAKTVSHGMRLFGNMYAGELVFMLIALMGGAAAATLPGILLPIGHIIAGSIWAIFHIMIITLQAFIFMMLTLVYVGQAHDAH; translated from the coding sequence ATGTCTGTTGAACATGGTCCGACCGCTGGTGAATACATCGTTCACCACCTGACGCATCTGCAAAACAAGCCGATGGCTGGCGTCATTGACTTCTCCGTTTACAACCTTGACTCGATTTTCTGGTCTGTGTTGTTGGGTGTGGTTGCTAGCTTCTTCTTGTGGCGTGCCGCGCGTGGTGCAACTGCCCACGCACCAGGTCGCTTCCAAGCTGCCGTTGAAATCTTGGTCGAGATGGTGGATAGCCAAGCCAAGGGCATCATTCACAGTGCTGAGAGCCGTAAATTGGTGGCGCCTTTAGCTTTGACGGTGTTCGTCTGGATTTTCTTGATGAACGCCATGGACTTGTTCCCAGTTGATTTGTTCCCCAAAATTTGGGAAATCATCTACGGTGCGAACGGCGGTGATGCGCATCACGCTTACATGCGTGTGGTGCCTTCGGCTGACTTGTCCACCACATTGGGTTTGTCTACTTCTGTTTTGTTGGTCTGCGTGTTCTACAACATCAAGATCAAAGGCATTGGCGGCTGGGTGCATGAGTTGTTCTGTGCTCCGTTCGGTGCTCATCCCCTGCTTTGGCCTGTCAACTTCGTCATGCAAATGATCGAGTTTGCCGCCAAGACCGTGTCGCATGGCATGCGACTGTTCGGCAACATGTATGCTGGCGAGTTGGTGTTCATGCTGATCGCCTTGATGGGTGGCGCTGCTGCTGCCACATTGCCGGGCATCTTGCTGCCCATCGGTCACATCATTGCTGGTTCTATTTGGGCCATCTTCCACATCATGATCATCACATTGCAAGCCTTCATCTTCATGATGTTGACGCTGGTGTATGTGGGTCAAGCGCACGACGCGCACTGA
- a CDS encoding HPr family phosphocarrier protein, producing MIKTTTTISNKLGLHARASAKLTKLAGSFPCEVWISKGERRVNAKSIMGVMMLAAGIGSEVELETDGAQEQEAMDGLLALIADKFGEGE from the coding sequence ATGATCAAAACCACAACGACCATCAGCAATAAATTGGGCCTGCACGCGCGTGCTTCCGCCAAACTCACCAAACTCGCCGGCAGCTTTCCGTGCGAAGTCTGGATCAGCAAAGGCGAGCGCCGTGTGAATGCGAAAAGCATCATGGGCGTCATGATGTTGGCGGCCGGCATTGGCAGCGAGGTTGAGCTGGAAACCGATGGTGCCCAAGAGCAAGAAGCCATGGACGGCTTGTTGGCACTCATCGCCGACAAGTTTGGCGAAGGCGAGTAA
- a CDS encoding MFS transporter: MSHDVLSRRTAVWVFVAFASAYFLSALLRAITATLSPTLSLEFGLQARDLGLLAGGYFLGFSLTQLPMGHWLDQHGPKKVVLSFLGVAVVGCLAFAWATDFGGLLLARVLIGVGVSACLMAPLTGYRRWLVLEKQQRANAWMLMTGAFGMLASTLPVQWLLPVIGWRWMFVGLALLIVLSMALMAWQVPKWRIAEPPATTRTPAKPVGILASYKQVWAHPYFRSLTPMGFFNYGGLIAMQTLWAGPWMIKVAGYTSLEAATGLFWINVCMLVTFWIWGLVTPMLYARGLNANKLMTYGVPLNFCVQTYIVLAGADAGALHWALFCISSSFVSLAQPAVGMAFPTALAGRALSAYNLVLFLGVFVVQWGMGLMIDGFKTAGWQEPQAFQCAMAVFFTCCLASYGYFLKHKSDS; encoded by the coding sequence ATGAGCCATGATGTGTTGTCTCGCCGCACCGCGGTGTGGGTCTTTGTGGCGTTTGCTTCGGCCTATTTTTTATCCGCGTTGCTGCGCGCCATCACGGCCACGCTCTCGCCGACATTGAGCTTGGAATTTGGCTTGCAGGCACGTGATCTGGGGCTCTTGGCCGGCGGTTATTTTTTAGGCTTCTCCCTCACGCAGTTGCCCATGGGGCATTGGTTGGATCAGCACGGCCCCAAGAAAGTGGTGCTTAGCTTTTTGGGTGTCGCTGTGGTGGGCTGTCTGGCATTTGCATGGGCCACAGACTTCGGCGGCTTGTTGTTGGCCCGCGTGCTGATTGGTGTCGGTGTGAGTGCTTGTTTGATGGCACCACTGACAGGCTATCGCCGTTGGTTGGTTCTTGAAAAACAACAGCGCGCTAACGCGTGGATGCTGATGACAGGTGCGTTCGGTATGCTGGCGTCGACCTTGCCGGTGCAATGGCTGCTGCCCGTGATCGGTTGGCGCTGGATGTTTGTTGGTTTGGCGTTGTTGATTGTTTTGTCCATGGCATTGATGGCCTGGCAGGTTCCCAAGTGGCGCATTGCAGAGCCACCCGCCACAACGCGCACGCCAGCCAAACCCGTTGGCATTTTGGCAAGCTACAAACAAGTGTGGGCACATCCGTACTTTCGCAGTCTCACCCCGATGGGTTTCTTCAACTATGGCGGGTTGATCGCGATGCAAACCTTGTGGGCGGGGCCTTGGATGATCAAGGTGGCAGGCTACACATCGCTGGAAGCTGCAACGGGCTTGTTTTGGATCAACGTGTGCATGTTGGTGACGTTTTGGATTTGGGGTTTGGTGACGCCGATGCTGTACGCGCGCGGCCTGAACGCCAACAAGTTGATGACGTATGGCGTGCCCTTGAATTTTTGTGTGCAGACTTACATTGTGTTGGCTGGGGCCGATGCGGGTGCGTTGCATTGGGCCTTGTTTTGCATCAGCAGTTCGTTTGTGTCGCTTGCACAGCCTGCGGTGGGCATGGCGTTTCCCACGGCGCTGGCGGGGCGGGCTTTGTCGGCCTATAACTTGGTGCTGTTCTTGGGCGTGTTTGTGGTGCAGTGGGGCATGGGCTTGATGATTGACGGGTTTAAAACCGCCGGTTGGCAAGAGCCACAAGCCTTTCAGTGCGCCATGGCTGTATTTTTTACATGTTGCCTGGCGTCTTACGGCTATTTTTTGAAGCACAAATCAGACAGCTGA
- a CDS encoding PTS fructose transporter subunit IIA — MNNRILIIAHAPLASALRDCAMHVYSECAADVIALDVLPDAQPEDTLAQALDVAGAALDSGLLVLTDIFGATPANVAQKLVAGSNAKLIAGVNLPMLFRSVCYRHESLDALVARALAGGTQGVMQVAITAPQNQNRRIHDQNHNDHQQ; from the coding sequence ATGAACAACCGCATCCTCATCATCGCCCATGCGCCGCTGGCCAGTGCCTTGCGTGACTGCGCCATGCATGTGTATTCCGAGTGCGCGGCGGATGTGATTGCGCTAGACGTTTTGCCAGACGCGCAGCCTGAAGACACGTTGGCGCAAGCCTTGGACGTGGCTGGCGCAGCCTTGGACAGTGGTTTGTTGGTCCTGACCGATATTTTTGGCGCGACGCCAGCCAACGTTGCGCAAAAACTGGTCGCGGGCAGCAACGCCAAACTCATTGCGGGCGTGAACTTGCCCATGTTGTTTAGAAGTGTGTGTTATCGCCACGAGTCGCTCGACGCGCTGGTGGCGCGCGCACTCGCGGGTGGTACGCAAGGCGTGATGCAAGTTGCGATCACCGCCCCTCAAAATCAAAACCGTCGAATCCATGATCAAAACCACAACGACCATCAGCAATAA